A region from the Afifella aestuarii genome encodes:
- a CDS encoding sigma-54-dependent transcriptional regulator: MPARMLLVDDDPITLRLLAGMMQSFGYLSESVSGGQSALDRIKDTASSPIDVVILDLVMPDVDGMMVLETLKKMPAPPAVIVQTAQGGIDTAVSAMRAGAFDFLVKPAAPERLRVSIANALKLSALQGEVQRLRHRREETVSFDDMIASAPAMMRTMELGQRAARSAIPVLIEGEAGTGKEWFAHAIHGESARRARPFVSVDCGADTADDIETLLFGRPATGATPALRGRLHEAQGGTLLLRQIADLPASVQARLAAVLEEGTLPLLAGERVARADFRLIATTDRRLVDRVAEGVFREDLFYRLNVFPIWLPPLRDRIEDLLPLAATFLARFAAEEGRPRLKGLAPEAEALLAAFHWPDNIRQLENAVYRAVILCEGEFLRPWDFPQIQTALDAGAIPELVKAWQNEGAAAASTRASGTGHVARAHHRERETPDRPVASADKISPPLYGLLHLLDRDGEMRALDALEEAAVRFAVEHYGGRMSEVARRLHIGRSTLYRKLKDYGIETAAVDAA; encoded by the coding sequence ATGCCAGCTCGTATGCTTCTGGTCGATGACGACCCGATCACCCTGCGTCTGCTCGCAGGCATGATGCAATCCTTCGGCTATCTGTCGGAATCGGTATCCGGCGGTCAGTCCGCTCTGGACCGCATCAAAGATACGGCCTCATCTCCGATCGATGTCGTGATCCTCGACCTCGTCATGCCCGATGTCGACGGCATGATGGTGCTCGAAACACTGAAGAAAATGCCGGCGCCCCCGGCCGTCATCGTCCAGACTGCGCAAGGCGGCATCGACACCGCCGTCTCGGCGATGCGCGCCGGCGCCTTCGATTTTCTGGTCAAGCCGGCGGCTCCCGAACGCCTGCGGGTCTCGATCGCCAATGCGCTCAAGCTCTCGGCTTTGCAGGGCGAGGTCCAGCGCCTGCGCCACCGGCGCGAAGAGACCGTCTCCTTCGACGACATGATCGCATCCGCACCGGCGATGATGCGCACCATGGAGCTCGGCCAGCGCGCGGCACGTTCCGCCATCCCCGTCCTCATCGAGGGCGAGGCCGGCACCGGCAAGGAATGGTTCGCACACGCCATCCATGGCGAAAGCGCGCGCCGGGCGAGACCCTTCGTCAGCGTCGATTGCGGGGCCGACACCGCCGACGATATCGAAACGCTTCTTTTCGGCCGCCCCGCGACGGGTGCGACGCCGGCCCTTCGCGGCCGCCTTCACGAGGCCCAGGGCGGCACCCTGCTCTTGCGGCAGATCGCAGACCTGCCGGCGAGCGTGCAGGCGCGCCTTGCCGCCGTTCTTGAAGAGGGCACCCTCCCGCTTCTCGCCGGCGAACGCGTGGCCCGCGCCGACTTTCGCCTCATCGCCACGACCGACCGTCGGCTTGTCGACCGCGTGGCCGAGGGCGTCTTCCGTGAGGACCTGTTCTACCGGCTCAACGTCTTCCCGATCTGGCTGCCGCCGCTGCGCGACCGCATCGAGGATCTTCTCCCACTCGCCGCCACCTTCCTCGCCCGCTTCGCCGCGGAAGAGGGTCGCCCTCGCCTCAAGGGGCTGGCGCCCGAGGCGGAAGCGCTTCTCGCCGCCTTCCACTGGCCCGACAATATTCGCCAGCTCGAAAACGCCGTCTACCGCGCCGTCATCCTGTGCGAGGGAGAGTTTTTGCGCCCCTGGGATTTCCCGCAGATCCAGACGGCTCTCGATGCCGGCGCCATCCCGGAACTGGTCAAAGCCTGGCAGAACGAGGGCGCCGCCGCGGCCAGCACGCGGGCATCGGGCACAGGTCATGTTGCACGCGCGCACCATCGCGAGAGGGAAACACCTGACAGGCCTGTCGCATCGGCTGACAAAATCTCGCCCCCCCTTTATGGTCTCCTGCATCTTCTGGATCGGGACGGTGAAATGCGGGCGCTCGATGCGCTCGAGGAGGCAGCCGTGCGCTTTGCCGTCGAGCATTACGGCGGACGAATGAGCGAAGTGGCAAGGCGCCTGCATATTGGCCGCTCGACGCTTTATCGGAAGCTGAAAGACTACGGGATCGAGACGGCCGCCGTCGATGCGGCCTGA
- a CDS encoding M3 family oligoendopeptidase — protein MRTEQSLLQFQPGFDVTKEGAQVADEGLGALPEWDLTDLYPSMDAPEVAADIAKVDEKATAFEGAYKGKLAEIAQSADGGSRLAGVIEEFQAIEEIIGRLVSYAGLVYAGDTSDPKRAKFNGDLQDKLTAVSTKLLFFPLELNRIDDAVLDKAMASPELAHWKPWLDDLREERPYQLSDEIERLFHEKSLTGRAAWNRLFNETMAALRFKVNGKDLTLEPTLNLLTDHDEAQRKAAATALADTFRENLRTFSLITNVLAKDKAISDSWRGFTDVASARHLANRVEPEVVDALVQAVATSYPKLSHRYYAMKAKWLGKDKLDHWDRNAPLPETLKRTIDWQEAKETVLSAYGSFDPRMAEIAGNFFDKSWIDAPTRSGKAPGAFAHPTVPSAHPYVLLNYQGKARDVMTLAHELGHGVHQVLAGEQGLLMAQTPLTLAETASVFGEMLTFRSMLDNAATPKERKILLAGKVEDMLNTVVRQIAFYQFERRVHTARREGELPAEVIGDIWMEVQKESLGPSIRLGEGYEVFWAYIPHFVHSPFYVYAYAFGDCLVNSLYAVYRDAETGFQDRYFDMLKAGGTKRHKELLAPFGLDASDPAFWMQGLSVIEGLIDELESVQAA, from the coding sequence ATGCGCACCGAGCAGAGTTTGCTGCAATTCCAGCCTGGCTTCGATGTGACGAAGGAGGGTGCGCAGGTCGCAGACGAGGGCCTCGGCGCTCTCCCGGAATGGGATCTGACCGACCTCTACCCGTCGATGGATGCGCCGGAAGTGGCCGCCGATATCGCCAAGGTCGACGAAAAGGCGACGGCCTTCGAAGGGGCCTATAAGGGCAAGCTTGCCGAGATCGCGCAAAGTGCGGATGGCGGCAGCCGCCTTGCCGGTGTGATCGAGGAATTTCAGGCGATCGAAGAGATCATCGGCCGGCTGGTGAGCTATGCGGGGCTCGTCTATGCCGGCGATACCAGCGATCCGAAGCGGGCAAAATTCAACGGCGATCTGCAGGACAAGCTGACGGCGGTTTCCACGAAGCTCTTGTTCTTCCCGCTGGAGCTCAACCGGATCGACGATGCGGTGCTCGACAAGGCCATGGCGAGCCCGGAGCTTGCGCATTGGAAGCCGTGGCTCGACGATCTGCGCGAAGAGCGCCCCTACCAGCTTTCAGACGAGATCGAGAGGCTCTTCCATGAGAAGTCGCTGACGGGCCGCGCAGCCTGGAACCGGCTCTTCAACGAGACGATGGCGGCGCTTCGCTTCAAGGTGAACGGCAAGGATCTCACCCTGGAGCCGACGCTCAATCTTCTGACCGACCACGACGAGGCGCAGCGCAAGGCCGCCGCCACCGCGCTTGCCGATACGTTTCGCGAGAATCTGCGAACCTTCTCTTTGATCACCAATGTGCTGGCCAAGGACAAGGCGATCTCCGACAGCTGGCGTGGCTTCACGGATGTTGCGTCCGCGCGCCATCTCGCCAACCGGGTGGAGCCGGAGGTGGTCGATGCGCTGGTGCAGGCCGTGGCGACCTCCTATCCGAAGCTGTCGCACCGCTATTACGCGATGAAGGCGAAATGGCTCGGCAAGGACAAGCTCGACCATTGGGACCGCAATGCGCCTCTTCCGGAGACGTTGAAGCGGACGATCGACTGGCAGGAGGCGAAAGAGACGGTGCTTTCCGCCTATGGCAGTTTCGATCCGCGCATGGCGGAGATTGCCGGGAATTTCTTTGACAAAAGCTGGATCGATGCGCCGACGCGTTCGGGCAAGGCGCCGGGCGCCTTCGCGCATCCGACGGTGCCGAGCGCACATCCTTACGTGCTCCTCAATTACCAGGGGAAGGCGCGGGACGTGATGACGCTCGCCCACGAGCTCGGCCATGGTGTGCACCAGGTTCTGGCCGGAGAGCAGGGGCTGTTGATGGCGCAGACTCCGCTGACTTTGGCGGAGACGGCGAGCGTTTTCGGCGAGATGCTGACCTTCCGTTCCATGCTCGACAATGCCGCGACGCCGAAGGAGCGTAAGATCCTGCTCGCCGGCAAGGTCGAGGACATGCTCAACACGGTCGTGCGCCAGATCGCCTTCTATCAGTTCGAGCGCCGCGTCCACACGGCGCGTCGCGAGGGCGAACTGCCGGCCGAGGTGATCGGCGACATCTGGATGGAAGTGCAGAAGGAGAGCCTTGGACCTTCGATCCGGCTCGGCGAAGGCTATGAGGTGTTCTGGGCCTATATCCCGCACTTCGTGCATTCACCGTTCTACGTCTACGCTTATGCCTTCGGCGACTGCCTGGTGAACTCGCTCTATGCCGTCTACCGCGATGCCGAGACCGGCTTCCAAGACCGCTATTTCGACATGCTGAAAGCCGGCGGCACCAAGCGCCACAAGGAGCTCCTGGCGCCCTTCGGGCTCGATGCGTCCGATCCGGCCTTCTGGATGCAGGGGCTGTCGGTCATCGAAGGGCTGATCGACGAATTGGAGAGTGTGCAGGCTGCGTAG